A genomic segment from Campylobacter sp. MG1 encodes:
- the tatB gene encoding Sec-independent protein translocase protein TatB translates to MEIVIILIVAVLVLGPEKLPSTIIEVAKFLKAIKKHVNEARASIENEINISELKDEARKYKEEIEKANNSIRKKLSFEEFDEIKNTLSDFEKDANNAINNTINSINNTDINNAEKQNENLSINENISKREQFLKEKSENV, encoded by the coding sequence ATGGAGATTGTAATTATTTTAATAGTTGCGGTTTTGGTTTTAGGTCCAGAAAAGTTACCTAGTACCATCATTGAAGTTGCTAAGTTTTTAAAAGCTATAAAAAAACATGTAAATGAAGCAAGAGCTAGTATAGAAAATGAAATAAATATAAGTGAATTAAAAGATGAAGCTAGAAAATATAAAGAAGAAATAGAAAAAGCTAATAATAGTATTAGAAAAAAACTTAGCTTTGAAGAATTTGATGAGATAAAAAATACACTCAGTGATTTTGAAAAAGATGCTAATAATGCTATAAATAATACGATAAATAGTATAAATAATACTGATATAAATAATGCTGAAAAACAAAATGAGAATTTAAGTATTAATGAAAATATTTCAAAACGAGAACAATTTTTAAAAGAAAAGAGCGAAAATGTTTGA
- a CDS encoding O-acetylhomoserine aminocarboxypropyltransferase/cysteine synthase family protein, translated as MYQLETNCIHGGYSPKNGESRQIPIIPSTTFKYESTEQMGRLFDLAESGYFYSRVGNPTCDHVAARITKLEGGAAGILTSSGQAAIFYAIVNLCKAGDHLICTNEVYGGTYNLIAVTLKKFGIESTFLSVNSTNDEIKKAIQPNTKLIYAETVSNPSLAILDIERFAKVAHENNLPLVIDNTFPTPINCQPIKYGADIVIHSATKYLDGHSSLICGVVIDSGKFNWECDKVRFAELCEPDESYHGLIYTKQFGNIAYLVKMIVQLMRDIGACNSANNAYMLGTHIESLPLRIKKHSDNALAVAKFLEGDKRIKSVNCPMLPSSKYYDLAKKYLPNGICGVISFELNANKEKTIKFLDSLKLISIATHVADAKSCALHPASHTHRQLSPVELKAAGVSEGLIRISVGIENENDIISDIKQALDIAFS; from the coding sequence ATGTATCAATTAGAAACAAATTGTATTCACGGAGGGTATTCACCTAAAAATGGCGAAAGTAGACAAATCCCTATTATCCCATCTACTACTTTTAAATATGAAAGTACAGAACAAATGGGAAGATTATTTGATTTAGCTGAGAGTGGATATTTTTATTCTAGAGTAGGAAATCCAACTTGTGATCATGTAGCAGCTAGAATAACAAAATTAGAAGGTGGAGCAGCTGGAATTTTAACATCTAGTGGACAAGCTGCTATTTTTTATGCTATTGTAAATTTATGTAAAGCTGGAGATCATTTAATATGTACAAATGAAGTATATGGCGGAACTTATAATTTAATAGCAGTAACTTTAAAAAAATTTGGTATAGAATCAACTTTTTTAAGCGTGAATAGCACAAACGATGAAATAAAAAAAGCTATACAACCTAATACAAAGCTAATCTATGCTGAAACAGTATCAAATCCTAGCTTAGCAATTCTTGATATAGAGCGTTTTGCTAAAGTTGCACACGAAAATAATCTACCTTTAGTAATTGATAATACATTTCCTACACCAATTAATTGCCAACCAATAAAATATGGAGCTGATATAGTAATTCATTCAGCTACAAAATATTTAGACGGACATTCAAGTTTAATATGTGGTGTAGTTATTGATAGTGGTAAATTTAATTGGGAATGCGATAAAGTTCGCTTTGCTGAACTTTGCGAACCTGATGAAAGTTATCATGGATTAATATACACTAAACAATTTGGAAATATTGCTTACCTTGTTAAAATGATAGTTCAATTAATGAGAGATATTGGTGCTTGTAATAGTGCAAATAACGCTTATATGCTAGGAACTCATATTGAAAGCTTACCACTTAGGATAAAAAAACATTCTGATAATGCTTTAGCTGTAGCTAAATTTTTAGAAGGTGATAAAAGAATCAAAAGTGTAAATTGCCCTATGTTGCCTAGTTCAAAATATTACGATTTGGCTAAAAAATATTTACCTAATGGAATATGTGGTGTTATTAGTTTTGAATTAAACGCTAATAAAGAAAAAACTATTAAATTCCTTGATTCTTTAAAGCTAATTAGTATAGCAACGCATGTAGCTGATGCAAAATCTTGTGCTCTACATCCAGCAAGCCATACACATAGACAATTAAGTCCTGTAGAATTAAAAGCTGCTGGTGTTAGCGAAGGATTAATTAGAATATCAGTTGGAATAGAAAATGAAAATGATATAATTAGTGACATAAAACAAGCACTTGATATAGCTTTTTCTTAA
- a CDS encoding homoserine O-succinyltransferase — protein sequence MPLNIKTNLPAIKLLLENENIFVMDELRASSQDIRPLEILILNLMPVKEDTELELLRMLSNSPIQANIELLRIKSHNSKNTEQSHLNSHYVVFDEIKHRKFDGMIITGAPIEHLEFEEVKYIDELREILQWSRANVYSVFHICYGAMLGLYHHYGIKKIALKHKLSGVYWHSICDKKEPLLRGMDDVFLVPHSRNSSINEEQVINCKDLDILSKSDMAGLCLIASKNRRLIFVLGHPEYSRHTLDSEYKRDLNKGLNPSIPYNYYPDNNPNNAPLLTWRAASNCIYINWLNYYVYQATQYDLSKINEKTESFS from the coding sequence ATGCCATTGAATATTAAGACAAATTTACCTGCAATAAAATTATTATTAGAAAATGAAAATATATTTGTAATGGATGAATTAAGAGCTAGTAGTCAAGATATTAGACCACTTGAAATATTAATTTTAAATTTAATGCCTGTTAAAGAAGATACTGAATTAGAATTATTAAGAATGTTATCAAATTCACCAATTCAAGCAAATATTGAGCTTTTAAGGATAAAATCTCATAATAGCAAAAATACAGAACAAAGCCATTTAAATAGTCATTATGTTGTATTTGATGAGATAAAGCATAGAAAATTTGATGGAATGATAATAACAGGCGCACCTATAGAACATTTAGAATTTGAAGAGGTTAAATATATTGATGAATTAAGAGAAATTTTGCAGTGGAGTAGGGCTAATGTTTATAGTGTATTTCATATTTGTTACGGTGCAATGTTAGGGCTTTATCATCATTATGGTATAAAAAAAATAGCGTTAAAACATAAATTAAGTGGTGTATATTGGCATAGTATTTGTGACAAAAAGGAGCCATTATTACGAGGGATGGATGATGTTTTTTTAGTTCCACATTCAAGAAATTCAAGTATTAACGAAGAACAAGTTATAAATTGTAAAGATTTAGATATATTATCTAAGAGTGATATGGCAGGGTTATGTTTGATAGCTAGTAAAAATCGTAGGCTTATATTTGTCTTAGGTCATCCTGAATATTCTAGACATACTTTAGATAGTGAATACAAAAGAGATTTAAATAAGGGATTAAATCCAAGCATACCATATAATTATTATCCAGATAATAATCCTAATAATGCACCACTACTTACTTGGAGGGCTGCTTCAAATTGTATTTATATTAATTGGCTAAATTATTATGTATATCAAGCTACACAATATGATTTATCTAAAATTAATGAAAAAACTGAATCTTTTTCTTAA
- the hypE gene encoding hydrogenase expression/formation protein HypE translates to MNDEVLLSYGGGGFEMNEFLNNFVLKEIYADNSQGLSEDAAVCDGFSKLAFSTDSFVLSPIFINGANIGKIAACGSINDVLMMGAMPKYLTLGLILEEGFSLNELKIILNSLANTAKEFNVKIKCGDLKVVPKNSADKIYINTTCIGDANGFKANFSTSKIQEGDIIILSGDIGRHGACVMAARQGFDYDIKSDAKCLFNEIKDISKYNVKCSRDATRGGISSVLNELCIGSGFEFIVEENSIAINDGVMGLCELLGFEALELANEGTFICIVDKNDSESVLKELKKYNEFANIIGVVNKKSKNPKVILNNNYGGARILNMPKGELLPRIC, encoded by the coding sequence ATGAATGATGAAGTTTTGCTTAGCTATGGTGGCGGTGGCTTTGAAATGAATGAGTTTTTAAATAATTTTGTATTAAAAGAAATTTATGCTGATAACTCTCAAGGACTTAGTGAAGATGCTGCTGTTTGTGATGGTTTTTCAAAATTGGCATTTTCTACTGATAGTTTTGTTTTAAGCCCAATTTTTATAAATGGTGCAAATATAGGAAAAATTGCTGCTTGTGGTTCAATCAATGATGTATTAATGATGGGTGCTATGCCAAAATATTTAACATTAGGATTAATATTAGAAGAAGGATTTAGTCTTAATGAACTTAAAATAATTTTAAATTCTCTAGCTAATACTGCGAAAGAATTTAATGTCAAAATAAAATGTGGAGATTTAAAAGTAGTTCCTAAAAATAGTGCTGATAAAATTTATATAAATACCACCTGTATAGGAGATGCTAATGGTTTTAAAGCTAATTTTTCTACTTCAAAAATACAAGAAGGCGACATTATAATTTTAAGTGGTGATATAGGAAGACACGGAGCATGTGTAATGGCTGCTAGACAAGGCTTTGATTATGATATCAAAAGCGATGCAAAATGTTTATTTAATGAAATTAAAGATATATCAAAATATAATGTAAAATGTTCAAGAGATGCTACTCGTGGTGGTATATCTAGTGTATTAAACGAACTTTGTATTGGCTCTGGTTTTGAATTTATAGTAGAAGAAAACTCTATTGCTATTAACGATGGAGTAATGGGACTTTGTGAATTATTAGGTTTTGAAGCTTTAGAATTAGCAAATGAAGGAACATTTATTTGTATTGTTGATAAAAACGATAGCGAAAGCGTATTAAAAGAATTAAAAAAATATAATGAATTTGCGAACATTATAGGTGTAGTTAATAAAAAATCTAAAAATCCTAAAGTTATTTTAAATAATAATTATGGTGGAGCTAGAATTTTAAATATGCCAAAAGGCGAATTATTACCAAGGATTTGTTAA
- a CDS encoding phage minor head protein, with protein MNDLSNIFKLSPDDVIKYFDGKLPKDYDLDKLRFSAYNRTFLISGINEIETLKRMHSILKKAYLNGTSFKDCVEELKNASGLHKNHLRVVFNQNLRQVYSFARYEKQLISDKPYLRYVAIMDNRVRDSHKAFHGLILPKEHSFWRNNYPPNGWGCRCKTQVLSLDEAKALGYKENAKDKRSSLNAAARGFDNNPIEPNNALFNVLVEKVKSVDESLRKQARRIMNNAYTDYIKRESLYKELKASYDEYKPKYEAFVKQKLKELGTTNPTQKQKDDINEAFKKKISIITENLKAKDKREHAFIEVAKLNGASVFLDKYQIATHLKHTEITPLDYTLIERIIKEGSIDVKESKKKGKTIIHSILGRRYKLVLRPDKGRYLVDSLRFDDE; from the coding sequence ATGAATGATTTAAGCAATATTTTTAAACTAAGTCCTGATGATGTGATTAAATACTTTGATGGTAAATTACCTAAAGATTATGATTTAGATAAACTTCGCTTTAGTGCATATAATCGCACATTTTTAATAAGTGGGATAAATGAAATTGAAACACTTAAAAGAATGCATAGCATACTTAAAAAAGCTTATTTAAATGGCACAAGTTTTAAAGATTGTGTAGAAGAGCTTAAAAACGCTAGTGGCTTACATAAAAATCATTTAAGAGTTGTTTTTAATCAAAACCTAAGACAAGTATATAGCTTTGCTAGGTATGAAAAACAACTAATTAGCGATAAGCCTTACTTAAGATATGTAGCAATTATGGATAATAGGGTTAGGGATAGCCACAAAGCCTTTCACGGACTTATTTTACCTAAGGAGCATTCTTTTTGGCGTAACAATTACCCGCCTAATGGCTGGGGTTGTAGGTGTAAAACACAGGTTTTAAGTCTTGATGAAGCTAAAGCACTTGGCTATAAAGAAAACGCAAAAGATAAAAGAAGTTCATTAAATGCTGCTGCACGTGGGTTTGATAATAATCCAATTGAGCCTAATAATGCTTTATTTAATGTTTTAGTTGAAAAAGTAAAAAGCGTAGATGAGAGCCTTAGAAAACAAGCTCGTAGGATTATGAATAATGCCTATACAGATTATATAAAAAGAGAAAGCTTATATAAAGAGCTAAAAGCTAGTTATGATGAATATAAGCCTAAATATGAAGCCTTTGTAAAGCAAAAGTTAAAAGAGTTAGGTACAACAAATCCAACACAAAAACAAAAAGATGATATAAACGAGGCTTTTAAAAAGAAAATAAGCATAATTACTGAAAATCTAAAAGCTAAAGATAAAAGAGAACACGCATTTATAGAAGTAGCTAAATTAAATGGAGCTAGTGTATTTTTAGATAAATATCAAATAGCAACACATTTAAAACATACTGAAATAACTCCACTTGATTATACGCTAATAGAAAGAATTATTAAAGAAGGTAGCATAGATGTAAAAGAAAGTAAGAAAAAAGGTAAAACCATTATACATAGTATTTTAGGTAGAAGATATAAACTTGTTTTAAGACCTGATAAAGGTAGGTACCTAGTGGATAGTTTAAGGTTTGATGATGAGTAA
- a CDS encoding phage portal protein family protein gives MLSGDTAVIDVDEEISLIQPTSTQSDFHNLVNFLDNCIRSVILGGNLSSQVEGGSFAAAETHNDVRKDLANADLNLLLFVINKVLEHFKEINNYQGELYAELEPINDIKSELAQRDSIIYNMGFDFDENYIKETYGVSGTKRDISLMYANNQSTQTKFTPLQDDCNSVSKAFPNAINKPIDNIDALTSSNDFSAISDDLDKDLQEQFLKVLENSNSYEEAMNKLLSQGIKQDKLENIMAQVLTNISLKGLSDE, from the coding sequence ATGCTTAGCGGTGATACAGCTGTAATTGATGTGGATGAAGAAATATCACTAATTCAACCTACAAGCACGCAAAGCGATTTTCATAATCTTGTGAATTTTCTTGATAATTGCATTCGCTCTGTAATTTTAGGTGGTAATTTATCATCTCAAGTTGAAGGTGGAAGCTTCGCAGCTGCTGAAACCCACAATGATGTTAGAAAAGATTTAGCAAATGCTGATTTAAACTTACTTTTATTTGTAATAAATAAAGTTTTAGAGCATTTTAAAGAGATAAATAACTATCAAGGCGAATTGTATGCAGAACTAGAACCTATTAACGATATAAAAAGCGAACTAGCTCAGCGTGATAGCATAATTTATAATATGGGTTTTGATTTTGATGAAAACTATATAAAAGAAACTTACGGGGTTAGTGGAACTAAAAGAGATATAAGCTTAATGTATGCAAATAATCAATCTACACAAACCAAATTTACACCATTACAAGATGATTGCAACAGCGTTTCAAAAGCCTTTCCAAACGCAATAAATAAACCAATTGATAATATAGATGCTTTAACTTCAAGTAATGATTTTAGTGCAATTAGTGATGATTTAGATAAGGATTTACAAGAACAATTTTTAAAAGTCCTTGAAAACTCAAATTCTTATGAAGAAGCTATGAATAAGCTACTTAGTCAAGGTATAAAACAAGACAAGCTAGAAAACATAATGGCTCAAGTTTTAACAAATATTAGTTTAAAAGGCTTAAGCGATGAATGA
- a CDS encoding NYN domain-containing protein, translating into MFYENLVLIDLENVNFDYVIKNIDKYKEAKIYAFGDFSKFNLDGNLFYEHKIHPIQVYHQKNKKNDADFVLLRYAYQEIFTNLGLKNITLFSGDGDFFDLVMFAKNKNMNVEILSNNNININLKDNVMSNNINSNKKKININKIVIDFEKFNTYNEKLLLHTFLELLSANVLDSNYDIDKQVLFNNFKNKHKNNKKDSLHNYFPNLNKTNLNIKKLLHNYGLENIKNE; encoded by the coding sequence ATGTTTTATGAAAATTTAGTTTTAATAGACTTAGAAAATGTCAATTTTGATTATGTTATAAAAAATATAGATAAATATAAGGAAGCTAAAATTTACGCATTTGGAGATTTTAGTAAATTCAATCTTGATGGAAATCTATTTTACGAACATAAAATTCATCCAATACAAGTTTATCATCAAAAAAATAAGAAAAACGATGCGGATTTTGTATTGCTAAGATATGCCTACCAAGAAATTTTTACAAATTTAGGACTAAAAAACATAACATTATTTTCAGGTGATGGTGATTTTTTTGATTTAGTTATGTTTGCAAAAAATAAAAATATGAATGTAGAAATTTTAAGTAATAACAATATAAATATAAATTTAAAAGATAATGTAATGTCCAATAATATAAATTCTAATAAAAAGAAAATAAATATTAATAAAATAGTAATTGATTTTGAAAAATTTAATACTTATAATGAAAAATTATTACTACATACATTTTTAGAACTTTTATCAGCTAATGTTTTAGATTCAAATTACGATATTGATAAACAAGTACTGTTTAATAATTTCAAAAATAAGCATAAAAATAACAAAAAAGATTCTTTACATAATTATTTTCCAAATTTAAATAAAACTAATCTGAATATCAAAAAATTACTACATAATTATGGTTTAGAAAATATTAAAAATGAATAA
- the ald gene encoding alanine dehydrogenase — MIIGCAKEVKDQEFRVGLIPVDVMEYINHGHEVLIETGAGVGIDISDKDYEKAGAKIVSKEELFEKAGMIIKVKEPTPEEYKFFRKGQILYTYLHLAADEKLTKMLLDKEISAFAYETIQENNKLPCLAPMSAIAGRLAVVQGCKYLEKTYGGNGMLLSGLTGVKKGKVVILGSGVVGLNAAQLAFGLGAEVVILGRNAERLDYIDHVFDGKITTLYSNIANILDSIKDADVIIGTALVPGAKTPKLLERKHLKYMKKGAVIVDVAIDQGGCFETSKATTHSNPIYEVDGIIHYAVGNMPGAVAKSATMALLNATTPYGLKIANLGVIGAITCFESLRYGLNTYKGHCTHEGVAKAFNITYTEPKTFIEH; from the coding sequence ATGATAATAGGATGTGCTAAAGAAGTAAAAGACCAAGAGTTTCGTGTTGGTCTAATACCAGTTGATGTTATGGAATATATTAATCATGGACATGAGGTTTTGATTGAAACAGGTGCTGGAGTTGGTATTGATATAAGCGATAAAGATTATGAGAAAGCTGGAGCAAAAATAGTAAGTAAAGAAGAATTATTTGAAAAAGCAGGGATGATTATAAAAGTGAAAGAACCTACTCCTGAAGAATATAAATTTTTTAGAAAAGGGCAAATTTTATATACATATTTGCACCTTGCTGCTGATGAAAAACTGACAAAAATGTTGTTAGATAAAGAAATAAGCGCTTTTGCGTATGAAACAATACAAGAAAATAATAAATTACCTTGTTTAGCTCCTATGAGTGCTATTGCAGGGCGTTTAGCTGTTGTTCAAGGTTGTAAATATTTAGAAAAAACTTATGGTGGTAACGGGATGTTACTTAGTGGTTTAACAGGTGTAAAAAAAGGTAAAGTTGTAATTTTAGGAAGTGGGGTAGTAGGGTTAAATGCTGCTCAACTTGCTTTTGGATTAGGTGCTGAAGTAGTGATTTTAGGTAGAAATGCTGAAAGACTTGATTATATTGACCATGTTTTTGATGGCAAAATAACTACTCTTTATAGTAATATTGCAAATATTTTAGATAGTATAAAAGATGCTGATGTTATTATAGGAACAGCATTGGTTCCAGGTGCAAAAACGCCTAAATTATTAGAGAGAAAGCATTTAAAATATATGAAAAAAGGTGCTGTTATTGTAGATGTTGCGATTGATCAAGGTGGTTGTTTTGAAACAAGTAAAGCTACAACGCATTCAAATCCTATCTATGAAGTGGATGGTATTATTCATTATGCTGTCGGTAATATGCCAGGTGCTGTAGCAAAGAGTGCAACTATGGCGTTACTAAATGCAACAACTCCTTATGGTTTAAAGATAGCAAATCTTGGAGTAATAGGAGCGATTACTTGTTTTGAAAGTCTTAGATATGGCTTAAATACATATAAGGGACATTGTACTCATGAAGGTGTTGCTAAGGCGTTTAATATTACATATACTGAGCCAAAAACTTTCATAGAACACTGA
- the queA gene encoding tRNA preQ1(34) S-adenosylmethionine ribosyltransferase-isomerase QueA gives MNDISLNSYDYELDDELIAKFPADPADSAKLLVYYKNTQEIKHHYFYELPSILPECAIIFNDTKVFKARIYGQKTTGAKIELFINKILANNQFLVQIRGKVKELDELIFSDIKAIIRNVFNDGTRLVEFYKNNTILSTNEILNFTQKYGHTPLPPYIKRSDNKKDEENYQSIFAKNIGAVAAPTASLHFTKNLMSKLKNFKQAYITLHVGAGTFANVEHENILEHKMHSEYYNLSNEAINLINSDIPLLGVGTTVTRTIEYYARTKQKNGECDLFLHPLNKPIRQNYLLTNFHLPKSTLIMLVASFIGRDETMRIYKEAIDKKYKFYSYGDAMLII, from the coding sequence ATGAATGATATAAGCTTAAATTCTTATGATTACGAACTAGATGATGAGTTAATTGCAAAATTCCCAGCAGATCCAGCTGATAGTGCTAAATTACTAGTATATTATAAAAATACTCAAGAAATAAAGCATCATTACTTTTATGAGTTACCTAGCATACTCCCTGAATGTGCCATTATTTTTAATGATACTAAAGTTTTTAAAGCTAGAATTTATGGACAAAAAACAACTGGTGCAAAAATAGAATTATTTATTAATAAAATATTAGCAAATAATCAATTTTTAGTTCAAATTAGAGGTAAAGTAAAAGAATTAGATGAATTAATATTTAGTGATATAAAAGCAATTATAAGAAATGTTTTTAATGATGGAACTAGACTAGTTGAATTTTATAAAAATAATACAATACTAAGCACAAATGAAATTTTAAATTTTACTCAAAAATATGGACATACACCACTGCCGCCTTATATTAAAAGAAGCGATAACAAAAAAGATGAAGAAAATTATCAAAGCATTTTTGCAAAAAATATAGGTGCTGTAGCTGCTCCAACGGCCTCATTGCATTTTACTAAAAACTTAATGAGTAAATTAAAAAATTTTAAACAAGCATATATAACATTACATGTAGGAGCTGGGACATTTGCTAATGTAGAGCATGAAAATATTTTAGAACATAAAATGCATAGTGAATATTATAATTTAAGCAATGAAGCTATAAATTTAATAAATAGTGATATTCCACTGCTTGGAGTGGGGACTACAGTTACTAGGACGATTGAGTATTATGCTAGAACAAAACAAAAAAATGGAGAATGTGATTTATTCTTACATCCATTAAATAAACCTATAAGACAAAATTATTTATTAACTAATTTTCATTTACCTAAGTCTACACTTATAATGTTGGTAGCGAGTTTTATAGGAAGAGATGAAACTATGCGAATATATAAAGAAGCTATCGATAAAAAATATAAATTTTATTCATATGGCGACGCTATGTTAATAATATAA
- a CDS encoding hydrogenase maturation nickel metallochaperone HypA has product MHEMAIVNNLLNECEKIRIKNNANKITKVIISIGRLSGVEAHYVNEAFIAFTSDKNSSYYNCKLEIIHQDLVLHCRDCSNDFKQENNEFKCKFCNSLKLDIVSGEELILERVELM; this is encoded by the coding sequence ATGCATGAAATGGCTATAGTAAATAATTTATTAAACGAATGTGAAAAAATAAGGATTAAAAATAATGCAAATAAAATAACAAAGGTTATCATTAGTATAGGTAGGTTATCAGGTGTTGAAGCTCACTATGTTAATGAAGCTTTTATTGCTTTTACTTCTGATAAAAATTCTAGCTATTATAATTGCAAATTAGAAATTATTCATCAAGATTTAGTTCTTCATTGTCGTGATTGCTCTAATGATTTTAAACAAGAAAATAATGAATTTAAATGTAAATTTTGTAATTCTTTAAAATTAGATATAGTATCTGGAGAAGAATTAATTTTAGAAAGAGTAGAATTAATGTAA
- the tatC gene encoding twin-arginine translocase subunit TatC has product MFEELKPHLVELRNRLFKSIVAIVVAFFVCFSINDIILDFICQPLLDVMPKGSKIIFTKVQEPFFTAMKVSLFAGFIVSLPVIFWQFWRFVEPGLYENEKRLVIPFVISATTMFILGAAFCYYFVTPIAFGFLINFGAGSYEALPSIAEYVSFFTKLVIAFGAGYELPVVIFFLAKLGLVDDKTLLNNFRVAILIIFIFAAIMTPPDVFSQFLMAIPLIGLYAISILIAKKVNPTEKDD; this is encoded by the coding sequence ATGTTTGAAGAATTAAAACCACATCTAGTTGAATTAAGAAATAGATTATTTAAAAGCATTGTAGCTATTGTAGTCGCATTTTTTGTTTGCTTTTCTATTAACGATATCATACTTGATTTTATATGCCAACCATTACTTGATGTTATGCCAAAAGGTTCAAAAATAATTTTTACAAAAGTTCAAGAACCATTTTTTACTGCTATGAAAGTTTCATTATTTGCTGGATTTATAGTATCTTTACCTGTTATTTTTTGGCAATTTTGGCGTTTTGTTGAACCAGGTCTTTATGAAAATGAAAAACGCCTAGTTATTCCTTTTGTTATAAGTGCTACAACTATGTTTATTTTAGGAGCAGCTTTTTGCTATTATTTTGTAACACCTATTGCTTTTGGTTTCTTAATCAATTTTGGAGCTGGAAGTTATGAAGCACTTCCTAGTATAGCAGAATATGTTAGTTTTTTCACAAAACTTGTAATTGCATTTGGTGCTGGATATGAACTACCGGTGGTTATATTTTTTCTAGCAAAATTAGGACTTGTAGATGATAAAACATTGTTAAACAATTTTCGTGTTGCAATACTCATAATCTTTATTTTTGCTGCAATTATGACACCACCTGATGTATTTTCACAATTTTTAATGGCTATACCTTTGATAGGACTTTATGCAATTTCAATTCTAATAGCAAAAAAAGTAAATCCAACAGAAAAAGATGATTAA